Within Moritella sp. Urea-trap-13, the genomic segment CTTTACGCAAGTAAACCTATGGGCCCGCAAGAACAACCTGACTATATTAATGCCGTTGCTTGTATTGATACGCGTTTAGCGCCAATCGAATTACTTGATGCGCTACAGCATATTGAAAATGAACAAGGCCGTGTACGTAAAGAACATTGGGGGGCAAGAACCCTTGATTTAGATATCTTACTATACGGTGATGACATTATGAGTACACCACGCTTAACTGTGCCGCATTACGGTATGAAAGAGCGTGAGTTCGTGCTTTATCCCTTAGCAGAAATAACGCCACAATTGCAGTTGCCTTGTGGCCAAGCTTTGTCAGTATTACTTGAGGCCTGTCCTCGTAACGACTTAGCTATTTATCAAAACATAGAGTAATGTGAAGAAGGATTTCCAATGAGTAAAGTTACCGTATCGAAACTGCTTAAGATGAAAGAAGCAGGCCAGAAGTTTGCCAGTATTACCGCTTATGATGCTAGTTTTGCAGCATTATTTGACGAAGTCGGCGTGCCAGTATTATTAGTTGGTGACTCGATGGGCATGGTATTACAAGGCCACAATGATACGCTACCTGTTACCGTTACAGATATTGCTTATCATACCCGCTGTGTACGTGCTGGTGCAACCAAAGCACTGGTTATCGCTGATATGCCATTCATGAGCTACGCCACTAAAGAACAGACCTTAACCAATGCCACAACGCTAATGCAAGCGGGTGCTAACATGGTTAAAGTCGAAGGCGGTGAATGGTTAGTTGACAGCGTTGCTGCATTAACTGAGCGCGGTATTCCAGTGTGTGGTCATCTTGGTTTAACACCGCAATCAGTCCATGTATTTGGTGGTTTTAAAATACAAGGTCGCGCCCAAGATAAAGCCGATGAAATGGTTGAGCATGCGCTGTTATTGCAAGCCGCTGGCATCCAATTATTAGTAGTAGAGTGTATCCCTGCACCACTGGCAAAACGCATTTCTGAAGCCTTAACAATCCCAGTGATTGGCATTGGCGCAGGTCGCGATACTGATGGTCAAATCTTAGTAATGCACGATGCATTCGGCATTTCGAAAGGCTTTGTACCTAAATTCTCAAAAAACTTTTTAGCCGCAACTGGTGACATGCGTGACGCTGTTAGCGCCTATATCGATGAAGTTGCTGCGCAGACTTTCCCTGCCGATGAGCACATGTTCTCATAGCATAAATGGCGCTAGGGGTTGATAAGCAAATAGTTAAAATTTGCATGCCCCCTATTTTCACCATACCCCTCATTTTATTAGGTAATTCATATATGGATATTATTGCAAATATTGATGTGCTGCGAGAGCAAGTTATCGCTTGGCGTCGTCAAGGTCTATCTACCGCGTTCGTACCGACTATGGGTAACTTACATGATGGTCACTTGACCTTGGTAAAAGAAGCGCAAAAATTCGCTGACCGTGTTGTTGTCAGCATCTTTGTTAATCCGATGCAGTTTAACCAAGCTGCCGATTTAGCCGCTTACCCACGAACACTCGATGCCGATTGCCGAGCATTGCAAAGTGTTGATACTGACCTAGTATTCACACCAGCTCCAGAATTAATTTATCCACACGGTTTAGCCGCACAAACCTTTATTCAAGTACCGGTTATTTCTGAAGTACTTGAAGGTGCGCATCGCCCTGGTCACTTTAATGGTGTATCGACTATCGTGGCGAAGCTATTTAATTTAGTACAACCTGACGTGGCTTTATTCGGTGAAAAAGATTTCCAGCAATTAGCCTTAATT encodes:
- the folK gene encoding 2-amino-4-hydroxy-6-hydroxymethyldihydropteridine diphosphokinase is translated as MINSVEQNSNLGYSRCYVAIGSNLADPVTQAQEAIVALQTLTMSRLVSVSSLYASKPMGPQEQPDYINAVACIDTRLAPIELLDALQHIENEQGRVRKEHWGARTLDLDILLYGDDIMSTPRLTVPHYGMKEREFVLYPLAEITPQLQLPCGQALSVLLEACPRNDLAIYQNIE
- the panB gene encoding 3-methyl-2-oxobutanoate hydroxymethyltransferase produces the protein MSKVTVSKLLKMKEAGQKFASITAYDASFAALFDEVGVPVLLVGDSMGMVLQGHNDTLPVTVTDIAYHTRCVRAGATKALVIADMPFMSYATKEQTLTNATTLMQAGANMVKVEGGEWLVDSVAALTERGIPVCGHLGLTPQSVHVFGGFKIQGRAQDKADEMVEHALLLQAAGIQLLVVECIPAPLAKRISEALTIPVIGIGAGRDTDGQILVMHDAFGISKGFVPKFSKNFLAATGDMRDAVSAYIDEVAAQTFPADEHMFS
- the panC gene encoding pantoate--beta-alanine ligase; the encoded protein is MDIIANIDVLREQVIAWRRQGLSTAFVPTMGNLHDGHLTLVKEAQKFADRVVVSIFVNPMQFNQAADLAAYPRTLDADCRALQSVDTDLVFTPAPELIYPHGLAAQTFIQVPVISEVLEGAHRPGHFNGVSTIVAKLFNLVQPDVALFGEKDFQQLALIRHMVADLAMPIQVVGVPTVREESGLAMSSRNSLLTAEERTVAPLLAEVMATIASQVSVDEQSNQALITQATAQLNNAGFNTDAIDIVDADTLAMLTQDSKQAVVLMAAFLGKARLIDNKVIKLS